The Budorcas taxicolor isolate Tak-1 chromosome 18, Takin1.1, whole genome shotgun sequence genome window below encodes:
- the MARK4 gene encoding MAP/microtubule affinity-regulating kinase 4 isoform X2 — MSSRTALAPGNDRNSDTHGTLGSGRSSDKGPSWSSRSLGARCRNSIASCPEEQPHVGNYRLLRTIGKGNFAKVKLARHILTGREVAIKIIDKTQLNPSSLQKLFREVRIMKGLNHPNIVKLFEVIETEKTLYLVMEYASAGEVFDYLVSHGRMKEKEARAKFRQIVSAVHYCHQKNIVHRDLKAENLLLDAEANIKIADFGFSNEFTLGSKLDTFCGSPPYAAPELFQGKKYDGPEVDIWSLGVILYTLVSGSLPFDGHNLKELRERVLRGKYRVPFYMSTDCESILRRFLVLNPAKRCTLEQIMKDKWINIGYEGEELKPYTEPEEDFGDTKRIEVMVGMGYTREEIKEALTSQKYNEVTATYLLLGRKTEEGGDRGAPGLALARVRAPSDTTNGTSSSKGTSHSKGQRSSSSTYHRQRRHSDFCGPSPAPLHPKRSPTSTGEAELKEERLPGRKASCSAAGSGSRGLPPSSPMVSSAHNPNKAEIPERRKDSTSTPNNLPPSMMTRRNTYVCTERPGAERPSLLPNGKENSSGTPRVPPASPSSHSLAPPSGERSRLARGSTIRSTFHGGQVRDRRAGGGGGGGVQNGPPASPTLAHEATPLPTGRPRPTTNLFTKLTSKLTRRVTLDPSKRQNSNRCVSGASLPQGSKIRSQTNLRESGDLRSQVAIYLGIKRKPPPGCSDSPGV, encoded by the exons ATGTCTTCGCGGACGGCGCTAGCCCCGGGCAACGATCGGAACTCGGACACG CATGGCACCCTGGGCAGTGGCCGCTCCTCAGACAAGGGCCCATCCTGGTCCAGCCGCTCCCTGGGCGCCCGCTGCCGGAACTCCATCGCCTCCTGTCCCGAGGAGCAGCCCCACGTAGGCAACTACCGCCTGCTGAGGACCATCGGGAAAGGCAACTTTGCCAAAGTCAAGCTGGCCCGCCACATCCTTACTGGCCGGGAG GTCGCCATCAAGATCATCGACAAAACCCAGCTGAACCCCAGCAGCCTGCAAAAG ctGTTCCGAGAAGTCCGTATCATGAAGGGCCTAAACCACCCCAACATCg TGAAGCTCTTCGAGGTGATTGAGACCGAGAAGACGCTGTACCTGGTGATGGAATATGCAAGTGCTG GAGAAGTGTTTGACTACCTCGTGTCGCACGGCCGCATGAAGGAGAAGGAGGCTCGAGCCAAGTTCCGACAG ATTGTGTCGGCCGTGCACTACTGTCACCAGAAAAATATTGTCCACAGGGACCTGAAG GCCGAGAACCTCCTGCTGGACGCCGAGGCCAACATCAAGATTGCCGACTTTGGCTTCAGCAATGAGTTCACGCTGGGCTCGAAGCTGGACACCTTTTGCGGGAGCCCCCCGTACGCCGCCCCGGAGCTGTTTCAGGGCAAGAAGTACGACGGGCCAGAGGTGGACATCTGGAGCCTCGGCGTCATCCTGTACACGCTCGTCAGCGGCTCCCTGCCCTTCGACGGGCACAACCTCAAG GAGCTGCGGGAGCGAGTCCTCAGAGGGAAGTACCGGGTCCCTTTCTACATGTCAACAGACTGTGAGAGCATCCTGCGGAGATTTTTGGTGCTGAACCCAGCTAAACGCTGTACTCTCGAG CAAATCATGAAAGACAAATGGATCAACATCGGCTATGAGGGTGAGGAGTTGAAGCCATACACAGAGCCCGAGGAGGACTTTGGGGACACCAAGCGAATCG AGGTGATGGTGGGTATGGGCTACACGcgggaagaaatcaaagaggccTTGACCAGCCAGAAGTACAACGAAGTGACTGCCACCTACCTCCTGCTGGGCAGGAAGACTGAG GAGGGTGGGGACCGGGGTGCCCCGGGGCTGGCCTTGGCACGGGTGCGGGCGCCCAGCGACACCACCAATGGAACAAGCTCCAGCAAAGGCACCAGCCACAGCAAAGGGCAGCGGAGTTCCTCCTCCACCTACCACCGCCAGCGCAGGCATAGCGACTTCT GTGGCCCGTCCCCCGCACCCCTGCACCCCAAGCGCAGCCCAACCAGCACGGGGGAGGCGGAGCTGAAGGAGGAGCGCCTGCCAGGCCGGAAGGCGAGCTGCAGTGCTGCGGGCAGCGGGAGCCGAGGGCTGCCCCCCTCCAGCCCCATGGTCAGCAGTGCCCACAACCCCAACAAGGCAGAGATCCCAGAGCGGCGGAAGGACAGCACGAGCACCCCT AACAACCTCCCTCCCAGCATGATGACCCGCAGAAACACCTACGTTTGCACAGAACGCCCGGGGGCTGAGCGCCCATCCTTGTTGCCAAATGGCAAAGAAAACAG CTCGGGTACCCCACGGGtgccccccgcctccccctccaGTCACAGCCTGGCTCCCCCATCAGGGGAGCGGAGCCGCCTGGCACGCGGCTCCACCATCCGCAGCACCTTCCACGGTGGCCAGGTCCGAGACAggcgggcagggggcgggggaggtggggGCGTGCAGAATGGGCCCCCGGCCTCCCCCACACTGGCCCACGAAGCCACGCCCCTGCCCACTGGGCGGCCCCGCCCCACCACCAACCTCTTCACCAAGCTGACCTCCAAACTGACCCGAAG GGTTACCCTCGATCCCTCTAAACGGCAGAACTCTAACCGCTGCGTTTCGGGCGCCTCTCTGCCCCAGGGATCCAAAATCA